In Myxococcota bacterium, a single genomic region encodes these proteins:
- a CDS encoding methyltransferase domain-containing protein: MKALDVFLRRWRVRLASEHVRSGDRLLDIGCFDRTLIDGVADRITSAVGVDAEVAPSVDGAIRFERGRFPDDFDFPKESFDCIAALAVLEHVAEPDAFASACAEALTPGGRLVLTVPHPFVDRILDVLMAVGIADGMAAEQHHGFDVAETVPIFAKAGLRLEREERFQLGLNRLFVFTKPAG; the protein is encoded by the coding sequence GTGAAGGCCCTCGACGTCTTCCTGCGACGCTGGCGCGTGCGACTCGCATCGGAGCACGTGCGCTCGGGCGACCGGCTGCTCGACATCGGCTGCTTCGATCGCACGCTGATCGATGGCGTGGCCGACCGCATCACCTCGGCCGTGGGCGTCGATGCCGAAGTCGCCCCCAGCGTCGACGGCGCGATTCGCTTCGAACGGGGCCGCTTCCCCGACGACTTCGACTTCCCGAAGGAGAGCTTCGACTGCATCGCGGCCCTGGCGGTGCTCGAACACGTGGCCGAGCCCGACGCGTTCGCGAGCGCCTGCGCCGAAGCGCTGACACCGGGTGGGCGCCTGGTGCTCACCGTGCCCCACCCCTTCGTCGACCGGATCCTCGACGTGTTGATGGCGGTCGGCATCGCAGACGGCATGGCGGCCGAGCAACACCACGGGTTCGACGTGGCCGAAACGGTTCCGATCTTCGCGAAGGCCGGGCTTCGCCTCGAGCGCGAGGAGCGCTTTCAGCTCGGGCTGAACCGCCTGTTCGTGTTCACGAAGCCGGCAGGGTGA
- a CDS encoding glycosyltransferase family 2 protein — protein sequence MSDTPDLEVSFVMPCLNEAETLEGCIAAAQGCIDDHGLSAEIVIADNGSTDGSQEIARRCGARVVDVPERGYGAALMGGFEAARGRFLVMGDADQSYDFGEAIGMIEALREGADLVMGSRFRGEIEPGAMPFSHRYLGNPVLSFIGRLLFRSPISDFHCGLRALTRDTYEALGLRTSGMEFASEMVVKASARRLRVAEVPITLHPDQRSRPPHLRTWRDGWRHLRFMMTMSPRWVLFLPGLLAMLVFGSLLLRLASGPLAVGSVILDVHTLQVAALGVILGYQAVTTAIAARIYAVAEEIGPPSPGMMRAFDVFTLERGLVFGAILVALGLSGVGWAAWGWAATGFGPLEPSLSMRPLVLGSTGVVLGFQTLFMSFLYSMLGIRRRRGAAAE from the coding sequence ATGAGCGACACGCCGGACCTGGAAGTCAGTTTCGTGATGCCCTGCCTGAACGAGGCCGAGACTCTCGAGGGCTGCATCGCTGCGGCCCAGGGATGCATCGACGACCACGGACTCTCGGCCGAGATCGTGATCGCGGACAACGGCAGCACCGATGGGTCCCAGGAGATCGCGCGGCGGTGCGGCGCCCGCGTGGTCGATGTCCCCGAGCGCGGCTACGGCGCCGCACTCATGGGCGGCTTCGAGGCCGCGCGCGGACGCTTCCTGGTGATGGGCGACGCAGACCAGAGCTACGACTTCGGCGAGGCGATCGGGATGATCGAAGCGCTGCGCGAAGGTGCAGACCTCGTGATGGGATCCCGCTTCCGCGGCGAGATCGAACCCGGCGCCATGCCCTTCAGCCATCGTTACCTCGGGAACCCCGTGCTCAGCTTCATCGGTCGGCTGCTCTTCCGCTCACCGATCTCGGATTTCCACTGCGGCCTGCGCGCGCTGACCCGCGATACCTACGAGGCGCTGGGCCTGCGCACCTCGGGCATGGAGTTCGCGAGCGAAATGGTCGTGAAGGCGTCGGCACGACGGCTTCGGGTAGCCGAGGTGCCCATCACGCTGCATCCGGACCAGCGCTCGCGCCCGCCGCATCTGCGCACCTGGCGAGACGGCTGGCGTCACTTGCGCTTCATGATGACCATGTCGCCGCGTTGGGTGCTGTTCCTGCCCGGGCTGCTGGCGATGCTGGTGTTCGGCTCGCTGCTGCTGCGCCTGGCGAGCGGACCGCTCGCGGTCGGCAGTGTCATCCTCGACGTGCACACGCTGCAGGTCGCAGCGCTGGGCGTGATCCTCGGCTACCAGGCGGTCACCACAGCGATCGCAGCGCGCATCTACGCCGTGGCCGAGGAGATCGGCCCGCCGAGCCCCGGCATGATGCGCGCCTTCGACGTGTTCACGCTGGAGCGCGGCCTGGTGTTCGGAGCGATCCTCGTCGCGCTGGGGCTGAGCGGCGTCGGCTGGGCCGCCTGGGGATGGGCCGCGACCGGCTTCGGCCCGCTCGAACCCAGTCTCTCGATGCGCCCGCTCGTCCTCGGATCCACGGGTGTGGTTCTCGGCTTCCAGACCCTTTTCATGTCGTTCCTCTACAGCATGCTGGGGATCCGGCGCCGACGGGGCGCCGCAGCCGAGTGA
- a CDS encoding methyltransferase domain-containing protein, producing the protein MSEPALDARSQREQAFFADWSLNPAGDALRWERERALLRKARPGGLGSVLSLGCGRGQFETRLAASAERVLGIDLSPESIADAEAHARETGCDNVYFACEDVASFAFEERFDTIVCVGFLHHLDAAGSLALLERIYTHLRPGGLLHTQDPNVRGVLRAVGRVVLGERYHQFHSPDERELDPAEVRAQVLQAGFAKADIHYMDLALIPGMQLWPAAPPWTMRALAGFDRAFCATPFRRAASGFSIHAER; encoded by the coding sequence ATGTCCGAACCCGCCCTCGATGCACGTTCCCAACGCGAGCAAGCGTTCTTCGCCGACTGGTCGCTGAACCCGGCTGGCGACGCCCTGCGCTGGGAGCGAGAGCGCGCGCTGCTGCGGAAAGCCCGGCCCGGCGGACTCGGAAGCGTCCTGAGCCTGGGATGTGGCCGGGGGCAGTTCGAAACGCGGCTGGCCGCTTCCGCGGAACGCGTCCTCGGGATCGACCTCTCGCCCGAGTCGATCGCCGATGCGGAAGCGCACGCGCGCGAGACAGGCTGCGACAACGTGTACTTTGCCTGCGAGGACGTGGCGAGCTTCGCCTTCGAAGAGCGGTTCGACACGATCGTATGCGTCGGCTTTCTCCACCACCTCGACGCGGCCGGCTCTCTCGCCCTGCTCGAGCGGATCTACACGCACCTGCGACCCGGCGGGCTCCTGCACACCCAGGATCCGAACGTCCGTGGCGTGCTCCGCGCGGTCGGACGCGTGGTGCTCGGCGAGCGCTACCACCAGTTCCACAGCCCGGACGAACGCGAGCTCGACCCGGCCGAGGTCCGGGCCCAGGTGCTCCAGGCCGGTTTCGCGAAGGCCGATATCCACTACATGGACCTCGCACTGATCCCCGGCATGCAGCTCTGGCCCGCCGCGCCGCCGTGGACGATGCGCGCTCTCGCCGGCTTCGACCGCGCCTTCTGCGCCACCCCATTTCGCCGCGCGGCCAGCGGCTTCTCGATTCACGCGGAACGATGA
- a CDS encoding PEP-CTERM sorting domain-containing protein: MTTGRRRAVGPSRIASATRAVLARLGSAGWLACVVLLVPGIASAVILEYRGPNFMEITGSAVGVLDFDDSITARFTFAEFPSQGLLVAEDVESFRISTGPFVYTDQTPDLELEFFMFIIQGSGLPTGRQVIQWDISIQEAFGPPLSGRRGFVLESLGNRLRGRGVFGESGPTPGTARYQFSGFEPWSVVPEPSAFGLLALGLATFAGARRRVR; this comes from the coding sequence ATGACTACCGGTCGCCGACGCGCGGTCGGCCCCTCCCGAATCGCCTCCGCCACCCGAGCGGTTCTCGCCAGGCTCGGTTCCGCGGGCTGGCTCGCCTGTGTCGTCCTTCTCGTTCCGGGCATCGCGTCCGCGGTCATCCTCGAGTACCGCGGCCCGAACTTCATGGAGATCACCGGGAGCGCGGTCGGCGTGCTGGACTTCGACGACTCGATCACGGCGAGATTCACGTTTGCGGAGTTCCCCTCGCAGGGACTCCTCGTTGCGGAGGACGTCGAGTCCTTCCGGATCTCGACCGGGCCCTTCGTGTACACGGACCAGACGCCGGATCTCGAACTCGAGTTCTTCATGTTCATCATTCAGGGCAGCGGACTGCCGACCGGGCGCCAGGTGATCCAATGGGACATCAGCATCCAAGAGGCCTTCGGGCCGCCGCTCTCGGGCCGGCGCGGCTTCGTTCTCGAGAGCCTCGGAAATCGACTCAGGGGACGCGGCGTCTTCGGCGAGAGCGGACCGACGCCGGGAACGGCGCGCTACCAGTTCTCGGGCTTCGAACCCTGGAGCGTCGTGCCCGAACCCAGCGCGTTCGGGCTGCTCGCGTTGGGTCTCGCGACCTTCGCTGGCGCGCGTCGTCGCGTTCGCTGA
- a CDS encoding SDR family oxidoreductase — protein sequence MERLLRDGAFEGETHIVTGAGQGIGNAVARCLALHGAQVALVDLDEAKLEEEAKAIAAGGSPKPIVAAANVTDEGQVQAAVAKVLEASGCINGVVNVAGITRDSRITKKTYDDFKAVMAVHLHGTFLFTREVANQHWHPLFKENGNQPLDDGVNRFIVNFSSVSARNGNIGQFDYTAAKGAIESATKTTAREFASYRARVNAIAPGPVNTPMLEAVGEAGVKAMGAATLVGRIAEPEEMAATVTAIADPKLFGYTTGQVFAANGGLRLD from the coding sequence ATGGAACGGTTGTTGCGCGACGGCGCTTTCGAAGGCGAGACCCACATCGTGACGGGAGCCGGTCAGGGCATCGGCAATGCCGTGGCCCGCTGCCTGGCGCTGCACGGCGCTCAGGTGGCGCTCGTGGACCTCGACGAGGCGAAGCTCGAGGAGGAAGCGAAGGCCATCGCCGCCGGCGGGTCGCCGAAACCGATCGTGGCGGCGGCGAACGTCACCGACGAAGGCCAGGTCCAGGCCGCCGTGGCGAAGGTGCTCGAGGCGTCGGGCTGCATCAACGGCGTCGTGAACGTGGCGGGCATCACGCGCGACTCGCGGATCACGAAGAAGACCTACGACGATTTCAAGGCGGTGATGGCCGTTCACCTCCACGGCACCTTCCTGTTTACTCGCGAGGTCGCGAACCAGCACTGGCACCCGCTCTTCAAGGAGAACGGGAACCAGCCCCTGGACGACGGCGTGAACCGCTTCATCGTGAACTTCTCGTCGGTGAGCGCGCGCAACGGCAACATCGGACAGTTCGACTACACCGCCGCGAAGGGCGCGATCGAATCGGCGACGAAGACGACGGCCCGCGAGTTCGCGAGCTACCGCGCGCGGGTGAACGCGATCGCACCCGGGCCGGTGAACACGCCCATGCTCGAGGCGGTCGGCGAGGCCGGCGTCAAGGCGATGGGGGCGGCCACGCTGGTGGGACGCATCGCCGAGCCCGAGGAGATGGCGGCGACGGTCACCGCCATCGCCGATCCGAAGCTCTTCGGATACACGACGGGTCAGGTCTTCGCCGCGAACGGCGGCCTGCGCCTGGACTGA
- a CDS encoding exodeoxyribonuclease III: MRIASWNVNGLRARFDFVAHWLAACEPDVVGLQELKLTDDQFPHDDFQRLGYHALAHGQKSWNGVAILTRKPAELVQTGLPGMDELGARLITARVEGLSFTTVYCPNGKSVEHDDYPRKLAWYERLAEHWAERTADEPAVLCGDFNICPTPLDSWNGAAFEGRIFHTEAERTRLAALLEGEVVDLFRAKYPEEQAFSWWDYRGGAFHKKQGLRIDFLLGTAAVAERLEDVVIDREYRKKKDGLTASDHAPVYADLR; the protein is encoded by the coding sequence ATGCGCATCGCCAGCTGGAACGTCAATGGGCTGCGCGCCCGCTTCGACTTCGTGGCCCACTGGCTCGCCGCCTGTGAGCCCGATGTCGTCGGGCTCCAGGAGCTGAAGCTCACCGACGACCAGTTTCCCCACGACGACTTCCAGCGCCTCGGCTATCACGCCCTTGCCCACGGGCAGAAGAGCTGGAACGGCGTGGCGATCCTCACGCGGAAGCCCGCCGAGCTGGTGCAGACCGGGCTTCCGGGCATGGACGAGCTCGGCGCGCGGCTGATCACGGCGCGCGTCGAGGGACTCTCGTTCACCACCGTCTACTGCCCGAACGGGAAGTCGGTCGAACACGACGACTACCCGCGCAAGCTGGCGTGGTACGAGCGCCTCGCCGAGCACTGGGCGGAGCGGACGGCCGACGAACCCGCCGTGCTCTGCGGTGATTTCAACATCTGCCCGACGCCCCTCGACAGCTGGAACGGAGCAGCCTTCGAAGGACGGATCTTCCACACCGAGGCCGAGCGTACGCGCCTCGCGGCGCTCCTCGAAGGGGAGGTCGTCGATCTCTTCCGGGCGAAGTACCCCGAGGAGCAGGCCTTCAGCTGGTGGGACTACCGAGGGGGCGCCTTCCACAAGAAGCAGGGCCTGCGCATCGACTTCCTGCTGGGCACGGCCGCCGTGGCCGAGCGCCTCGAGGACGTGGTGATCGATCGCGAGTACCGCAAGAAAAAGGACGGCTTGACCGCCTCGGACCACGCACCGGTCTACGCGGATCTCCGCTGA
- a CDS encoding shikimate kinase, producing the protein MAERSGHPALAKNLVLIGGRGCGKSSVAKRIARANKNFMLFSLDALIRYEAEARTVSQIVGDEGWPGFRARERAVVEKIARFEGGALVDTGGGVIADLDADGQEVYSAAKVDALRRHGFVIYLERSTRYLERRTSGDPNRPKLSGTESFGDIMERRDPWYRRAAHAVLPCQNLSKPEIAEKALELFYQDLGL; encoded by the coding sequence ATGGCAGAACGAAGCGGTCACCCCGCGCTCGCGAAGAACCTCGTGCTGATCGGAGGCCGCGGCTGCGGCAAGAGCTCGGTCGCGAAACGCATCGCGCGCGCGAACAAGAACTTCATGCTCTTCTCCCTCGACGCGCTGATCCGCTACGAGGCCGAGGCCCGGACCGTCTCGCAGATCGTGGGGGATGAGGGCTGGCCCGGCTTCCGGGCGCGCGAGCGCGCGGTCGTCGAGAAGATCGCGCGCTTCGAGGGCGGCGCCCTCGTCGACACGGGAGGCGGCGTGATCGCGGACCTCGATGCCGACGGGCAGGAGGTCTACAGCGCCGCCAAAGTCGACGCGCTGCGACGTCATGGATTCGTCATCTACCTCGAGCGCTCCACGCGCTACCTGGAGCGCCGCACCTCGGGCGATCCCAACCGCCCGAAGCTGTCGGGCACCGAGAGCTTCGGCGACATCATGGAACGCCGCGATCCCTGGTATCGGCGCGCCGCCCACGCGGTCCTGCCCTGTCAGAACCTGTCGAAGCCCGAGATCGCCGAGAAGGCCCTGGAGCTCTTCTACCAGGATCTCGGCCTCTAG
- a CDS encoding outer membrane beta-barrel protein, protein MRSQRSRTFGWLLGLALLLPAASPAAELYLAGNIGISSLTGEGTGTNNFVSLTNSGSSNDSSPIYGGSLGMAFPLNEALPWRMNLPGFAVPYWPGRQLRFFGEEDWRFPDWPMRVEIEHLRGRNFDLDTDSFNALEPYRADIDSWSVMGKFRMDLPVRAPINAIFGRVPWLDPLTIYGSGGAGLAFTDLAVSTSLLLGDDDAQEFAWQAGAGVGYQLNERVSWSVGWRFYNLGKVDTALTDTTFTPRGSYSVDLTAQEFTTSLHFAFWRFSLLGED, encoded by the coding sequence ATGCGCAGCCAGAGATCTCGAACATTCGGGTGGCTCCTGGGCCTTGCCCTGCTGCTGCCCGCGGCCAGCCCGGCCGCGGAACTCTACCTCGCGGGAAACATCGGCATCTCCTCGCTCACAGGCGAGGGGACCGGCACGAACAACTTCGTCAGTCTGACGAATTCGGGCTCGAGCAACGACTCCTCGCCGATCTACGGCGGTTCGCTCGGCATGGCCTTTCCGCTCAACGAAGCCCTGCCCTGGCGTATGAACCTGCCCGGCTTCGCGGTGCCCTACTGGCCCGGCCGCCAGCTGCGGTTCTTCGGCGAAGAAGACTGGCGTTTCCCCGATTGGCCGATGCGCGTCGAGATCGAACACCTGCGCGGACGCAACTTCGATCTCGATACGGACAGCTTCAATGCGCTCGAGCCGTACCGGGCCGACATCGATTCGTGGTCCGTGATGGGGAAGTTCCGGATGGACCTGCCCGTGCGCGCGCCGATCAACGCGATCTTCGGTCGCGTCCCGTGGCTCGATCCGCTCACGATCTACGGCAGCGGCGGTGCGGGGCTCGCCTTCACCGATCTCGCCGTCAGCACCTCGCTTCTGCTCGGCGACGACGACGCCCAGGAGTTCGCCTGGCAGGCGGGCGCCGGCGTTGGATACCAGCTGAACGAGCGCGTCAGCTGGAGCGTCGGTTGGCGCTTCTACAACCTCGGCAAGGTCGACACGGCCCTGACGGACACGACCTTCACCCCGCGCGGCAGCTACTCCGTGGACCTCACCGCGCAGGAGTTCACGACCTCCCTCCACTTCGCCTTCTGGCGGTTCAGCCTGCTCGGCGAAGACTAG
- a CDS encoding secretin N-terminal domain-containing protein, with the protein MTLFRPVFGTLVALALLGVAGATHAQEPVAVYGLELEVDEDRERLLIFSGAPVTPRLVPVDDRTLMLALPGTFLDPSAPTRIVPGRQGTVRRITSFDRAEAGGAPEVRIVVQRRPGAPPSIERRASIIAVDFPAMPRLPAARQPGDRVSVAFKRAPLRQVVTQLAEATGETLIFDETLSGVLTVEGPSTVSRDEALAMLDSALLIRGFAAVPAPGGGRKIVSIQGAPGPWVTDDALPDSDTVATTLVRLETMRVEHVAPVIQPLVGAQARATSYPPTNSLILSGPASRLRRLREALLLFDDVELGQWVIWRAQFSNAENLASQVQEVVGEKGILESGFDARTNRVLLRVRPDAVERARSIVRRLDRPAAGSGKFHVVRVEHADLDRLVEILESLRDTPRANTNVAFARSLGIERAIGLQSRDFAVSADPATHSLLVRAAPDDLAAVLDVVRAIDREPTLVKVSLDILRLDLDDSLDLGSEYIIPSVIEPDSARDLIAQVSRVDAGGVLDPAAGGNLPPLVANYTRAPLIVPIVDPITGAVFPFMINRETVSFTASGRTVETDSIVRPRLLVTSGEEHEIFAGDNIPVPVSSTTDTTIATQVRQDIERYDVGTSVRITPTVGAQGTIELDLAVEVTSLSASLAGPIEDVGPTIEELSVESTILLQSGDVAILATQADSVEADAEAGVPWLSQVPFLKWAFTNTAESLRKRHILIAVEAEVVTPEALALAEQITALVRDREARAQALADESGSPEPASSQDE; encoded by the coding sequence TTGACGCTTTTTCGCCCCGTTTTTGGAACTCTCGTTGCGCTCGCCTTGCTGGGCGTGGCGGGGGCGACCCACGCCCAGGAACCGGTGGCCGTGTACGGCCTGGAACTCGAAGTCGACGAGGACCGCGAGCGCCTGCTGATCTTCTCGGGGGCGCCGGTCACTCCCCGTCTCGTTCCGGTGGACGACCGCACGCTGATGCTCGCTCTGCCGGGCACCTTCCTGGACCCGTCCGCTCCCACGCGAATCGTGCCCGGGCGGCAGGGGACCGTTCGTCGCATCACCAGCTTCGACCGCGCCGAGGCCGGGGGAGCGCCCGAGGTCCGGATCGTCGTCCAGCGGCGTCCCGGGGCCCCACCCAGCATCGAGCGACGGGCGTCGATCATCGCCGTCGACTTTCCCGCGATGCCGCGTTTGCCCGCGGCCCGCCAACCGGGCGATCGCGTCTCGGTCGCTTTCAAGCGGGCGCCGTTGCGTCAGGTCGTCACCCAGTTGGCGGAGGCCACCGGCGAGACGCTCATCTTCGACGAGACGCTCTCGGGCGTCCTCACCGTCGAAGGTCCCAGCACGGTCAGCCGCGACGAAGCCCTCGCGATGCTCGACAGCGCACTCTTGATCCGCGGTTTCGCGGCGGTGCCGGCCCCCGGTGGCGGCCGCAAGATCGTGTCGATCCAGGGAGCGCCCGGACCCTGGGTGACCGACGACGCGCTCCCGGACTCGGACACGGTCGCCACCACCCTCGTGCGACTCGAGACCATGCGCGTCGAACACGTCGCGCCGGTGATTCAGCCGCTCGTGGGAGCCCAGGCGCGCGCGACGTCGTATCCGCCGACCAACAGCCTGATCCTCTCCGGGCCGGCGTCCCGGTTACGCCGGCTTCGCGAGGCGCTCCTGCTCTTCGATGACGTCGAGCTCGGTCAATGGGTGATCTGGCGCGCCCAGTTCTCCAACGCCGAGAACCTCGCCTCTCAGGTGCAGGAAGTGGTGGGCGAGAAAGGCATCCTCGAGTCGGGTTTCGACGCCCGCACCAACCGGGTCCTGCTTCGGGTGCGACCAGATGCGGTGGAGCGTGCGCGTTCGATCGTGCGTCGTCTCGATCGCCCGGCGGCGGGATCCGGCAAGTTCCACGTCGTGCGCGTCGAGCACGCGGACCTCGATCGCCTGGTCGAGATCCTGGAGTCGCTGCGCGATACGCCGAGAGCGAACACGAACGTGGCCTTCGCGCGGTCGCTGGGGATCGAGCGCGCGATCGGTCTGCAGAGCCGCGATTTCGCGGTGAGCGCGGATCCCGCCACCCACAGCCTGCTGGTGCGCGCGGCCCCCGACGACCTCGCTGCCGTTCTCGACGTGGTGCGCGCGATCGATCGAGAGCCGACGCTCGTGAAGGTGTCCCTCGACATCCTGCGGCTCGATCTCGACGACTCCCTCGACCTGGGCAGCGAGTACATCATTCCGTCGGTCATCGAGCCGGACTCGGCGCGCGACCTGATCGCACAGGTGTCGCGGGTCGACGCCGGCGGCGTGCTGGACCCGGCGGCGGGCGGGAACCTCCCCCCGTTGGTCGCCAACTACACCCGCGCGCCGCTGATCGTGCCGATCGTCGACCCGATCACGGGAGCCGTCTTCCCCTTCATGATCAATCGGGAGACGGTCTCCTTCACCGCGAGCGGGCGGACCGTCGAGACCGATTCGATCGTACGTCCGCGGCTGCTGGTCACGAGCGGCGAGGAGCACGAGATCTTCGCCGGTGACAACATCCCGGTCCCCGTGTCGTCGACCACCGACACGACGATCGCCACCCAGGTGCGCCAGGACATCGAGCGCTACGACGTCGGCACGAGCGTGCGCATCACGCCGACGGTCGGCGCTCAGGGCACGATCGAGCTGGACCTCGCCGTGGAGGTCACCTCGCTCAGCGCATCGCTGGCGGGCCCGATCGAGGACGTCGGTCCGACCATCGAGGAGCTGAGCGTCGAGTCGACGATCCTGCTGCAGAGCGGCGACGTGGCGATCCTGGCCACCCAGGCCGATTCGGTCGAAGCCGATGCTGAGGCCGGCGTGCCCTGGCTCTCCCAGGTCCCCTTCTTGAAGTGGGCCTTCACGAACACCGCCGAGAGCCTGCGCAAGCGACACATCCTGATCGCCGTGGAGGCCGAGGTGGTGACGCCCGAGGCGCTCGCACTCGCGGAGCAGATCACCGCGCTGGTGCGCGACCGTGAAGCGCGCGCTCAGGCCCTCGCGGACGAGTCGGGTTCGCCGGAGCCGGCCAGCTCGCAAGACGAGTAG
- a CDS encoding FAD:protein FMN transferase, translated as MSARLQAFRFKAMGCPCALQLYAESPRRARHWAAAARGEIARLERKYSRYRGDSIVGRINAGAGDAPVRVDPETTSLLDYAETCFRQSEGRFDITSGILRRAWDFRSERLPHQDAIDALLPHVGWQRVEWCAPEIRLPDTGMQIDLGGFVKEYAADRVAQLLREAGCQSGIVDLGGDLAVIGPHPGGAPWRVGVRDANAPDRPAGLVPVTSGGVATSGDYERCMVVDGVRYGHVLDPRTGWPIESLASVTVFASRCLIAGTASTIALLQGESAARWLDDLGLPHTRQAHGGPVEAHLGDTSADAA; from the coding sequence GTGTCGGCGCGACTCCAGGCCTTTCGCTTCAAAGCGATGGGCTGCCCGTGCGCCCTGCAGCTCTACGCCGAGTCTCCGCGCCGCGCGCGCCACTGGGCCGCGGCCGCCCGGGGCGAGATTGCGCGACTCGAGCGCAAGTACTCCCGCTACCGTGGCGACAGCATCGTCGGGCGCATCAACGCCGGCGCTGGTGACGCGCCGGTTCGGGTCGATCCCGAGACGACCTCGCTGCTCGACTACGCCGAGACCTGCTTCCGACAGAGCGAAGGACGCTTCGACATCACCTCGGGCATCTTGCGGCGCGCCTGGGATTTCCGATCGGAGCGCCTTCCCCACCAGGACGCGATCGACGCCCTACTGCCCCATGTCGGCTGGCAGCGGGTGGAGTGGTGCGCGCCCGAGATTCGCCTGCCCGACACCGGGATGCAGATCGACCTCGGTGGCTTCGTGAAGGAATACGCCGCCGACCGGGTGGCACAGCTCCTGCGCGAAGCCGGCTGCCAGAGCGGCATCGTCGACCTCGGCGGCGACCTCGCCGTGATCGGCCCCCACCCCGGTGGCGCCCCCTGGCGGGTGGGGGTGCGGGACGCAAACGCACCCGATCGACCGGCCGGGCTGGTTCCCGTGACGAGTGGCGGTGTCGCGACGAGCGGCGACTACGAACGCTGCATGGTGGTCGACGGTGTTCGCTACGGGCACGTGCTCGACCCCCGCACCGGCTGGCCCATCGAGAGCCTGGCGAGCGTCACGGTCTTCGCGTCGCGCTGCCTGATCGCGGGCACGGCCTCGACGATCGCCCTGCTCCAGGGTGAGAGCGCCGCGCGCTGGCTCGACGATCTCGGACTGCCCCACACCCGCCAAGCCCACGGCGGCCCGGTGGAAGCGCACCTCGGCGACACCAGCGCCGACGCCGCCTAG
- a CDS encoding DUF3570 domain-containing protein, with translation MSRRRAQNKAAARRARQRRRQAKRLERQTQPRTFLHAITSGALALPGLADRASAESAPLEMRADYKYSQYSEDSLDSGKAAPGSERDRYEIDIHQFRFEAPVGDRWGVGLELAHETMTGATPWYVTPGATPADDPVQVMTGATIDEARTDAMLTGTRYLDRGTLSGSTGVSIENDYLAVNLGVNGERQFNEKNTTVSAGIGGSFDQIEPVDTDLFPTRPDKENKQTYNLSLGASQVLGRATTIQSSLKYQLSDGFLSDPYKLAFVANIPETDERPDQRHQFSWLTRFRHHFTRMGGTLHLDYKLGVDDWGINAHEFELAWYQTLFERIRLIPSLRYYSQSQADFYAPFYVGPRSDGYRSSDYRLSPYGAFAYRLKAAARFQTWQLLWDANVSFERYESASDLAIQSVEVENPGLVSYNLFSVGLTARF, from the coding sequence ATGAGCCGACGCAGAGCGCAGAACAAGGCCGCCGCACGGCGGGCGCGACAGCGCCGCCGACAGGCGAAGCGCCTCGAGCGCCAGACCCAACCGCGGACCTTCCTGCACGCGATCACCTCGGGCGCCCTCGCGCTGCCCGGGCTCGCCGATCGCGCGTCGGCCGAGTCGGCTCCCCTCGAGATGCGCGCCGACTACAAGTACTCGCAGTACAGCGAAGACAGCCTCGACAGTGGCAAGGCCGCACCGGGCAGCGAGCGCGACCGCTACGAGATCGACATCCACCAGTTCCGCTTCGAGGCGCCCGTCGGCGACCGCTGGGGAGTCGGACTCGAACTCGCCCACGAGACGATGACGGGCGCCACGCCGTGGTACGTCACCCCGGGTGCGACCCCCGCGGACGATCCGGTCCAGGTGATGACCGGCGCCACCATCGACGAAGCGCGCACCGACGCCATGCTCACGGGCACCCGCTACCTCGACCGCGGGACGCTCTCGGGCTCGACCGGTGTCTCGATCGAGAACGACTACCTCGCTGTCAATCTCGGCGTGAACGGCGAGCGCCAGTTCAACGAGAAGAACACCACGGTCTCGGCGGGCATTGGCGGCTCCTTCGACCAGATCGAACCCGTCGATACGGATCTCTTCCCGACACGCCCGGACAAAGAGAACAAGCAGACCTACAACCTCTCCCTCGGCGCCTCCCAGGTGCTCGGGCGCGCCACCACGATCCAGTCTTCACTGAAATACCAGCTCTCCGACGGCTTCCTCTCGGACCCGTACAAGCTCGCGTTCGTGGCGAACATTCCCGAGACCGACGAGCGACCCGATCAGCGGCACCAGTTCTCGTGGCTCACGCGTTTCCGCCACCACTTCACGCGCATGGGCGGCACGCTGCACCTCGACTACAAGCTCGGCGTCGACGACTGGGGCATCAACGCGCACGAGTTCGAGCTGGCCTGGTACCAGACGCTCTTCGAGCGCATCCGACTGATCCCCTCGCTCCGCTACTACTCCCAGAGCCAGGCGGACTTCTACGCACCCTTCTACGTCGGTCCCCGCAGCGACGGCTATCGCTCGAGCGACTACCGCCTCTCGCCGTACGGCGCGTTCGCCTACCGCTTGAAGGCCGCGGCGCGCTTCCAGACCTGGCAGCTCCTGTGGGACGCCAACGTGTCCTTCGAGCGCTACGAGAGCGCCTCGGATCTCGCGATCCAGAGCGTGGAAGTCGAGAACCCGGGCCTCGTCTCCTACAACCTGTTCTCGGTCGGTCTGACCGCACGGTTCTAG